The Orcinus orca chromosome 4, mOrcOrc1.1, whole genome shotgun sequence genome includes a region encoding these proteins:
- the LOC101288623 gene encoding interferon-inducible double-stranded RNA-dependent protein kinase activator A-like, with product MSQSRHRAVAPPLKCEDSGTFSLGKMITAKPGKTPIQVLHVYGMKTKNIPVYECERSNVQIHLPTFTFRVTVGDITCTGEGTSKKLAKHRASEAAINILKASASIFFAVPDPLMPDPSKQPKNQLNPIGSLQELAIHHGWRLPEYTLSQEGGPAHKREYTTICRLESFMETGKGASKKQAKRNAAEKFLAKFSNISPENHISLTNVVGHSLGCTWHSLRNYPCEKINLLKRSLLSIPNTDYIQLLSEIAKEQGFNITHLDIEELSANGQYQCLAELSTSPITVCHGSGISCGRVAQSDAAHNALQYLKIIAEGK from the coding sequence ATGTCTCAGAGCAGGCATCGTGCCGTGGCTCCGCCGCTGAAGTGTGAGGACAGTGGGACCTTCAGTTTGGGGAAGATGATCACAGCTAAGCCAGGGAAAACACCAATTCAGGTATTACATGTATACGGCATGAAGACCAAGAATATCCCAGTTTATGAATGTGAAAGATCCAATGTGCAAATACACTTGCCCACTTTCACCTTCAGAGTAACTGTTGGTGACATAACCTGCACAGGTGAAGGTACAAGTAAGAAGCTGGCGAAACATAGAGCTTCTGAGGCTGCCATAAACATTTTGAAAGCCAGTGCAAGTATTTTCTTTGCAGTTCCTGATCCCTTAATGCCTGACCCTTCCAAGCAACCGAAGAACCAGCTTAATCCTATTGGTTCATTACAGGAATTGGCTATTCATCATGGCTGGAGACTTCCTGAATATACCCTTTCCCAGGAGGGAGGACCTGCTCATAAGAgagaatataccacaatttgcaGGCTAGAGTCATTCATGGAAACTGGAAAGGGGGCATCAAAGAAACAAGCCAAGAGAAATGCTGCTGAGAAATTTCTTGCCAAATTCAGTAATATCTCTCCAGAGAACCACATTTCTTTGACAAATGTGGTAGGACATTCTTTAGGTTGTACTTGGCATTCCTTGAGGAATTATCCTTGTGAAAAGATCAACTTACTGAAAAGAAGCCTCCTCAGTATTCCAAATACAGATTACATCCAGCTGCTTAGTGAAATTGCAAAGGAGCAAGGTTTTAATATAACACATTTGGATATAGAAGAACTGAGTGCCAACGGACAGTATCAATGTCTCGCTGAATTGTCCACCAGTCCCATCACAGTCTGTCATGGCTCGGGGATCTCCTGTGGCAGAGTGGCGCAGAGTGATGCAGCTCACAATGCTCTGCAGTATTTAAAGAtaatagcagaaggaaagtaa